A part of Diprion similis isolate iyDipSimi1 chromosome 12, iyDipSimi1.1, whole genome shotgun sequence genomic DNA contains:
- the LOC124412912 gene encoding general odorant-binding protein 56a has product MRGFTFVLIAVFAVLQMVAGNMEKWKQYTEECAQELEITPDMIAEVQGTDELRVDRTIKCFLACALEKAGVLKDEKLQKDVIDTISKHMEESGEMPGAVRIANKCYEEAIGETERCNIAGVLMKCVHHEKQSGLAD; this is encoded by the exons atgaGAGGATTTACCTTTGTGCTTATCGCGGTATTCGCTGTTCTCCAG ATGGTAGCTGGAAACATGGAGAAATGGAAACAGTACACGGAGGAATGTGCCCAGGAATTGGAAATTACACCAG ATATGATTGCGGAAGTCCAAGGCACGGATGAGCTGCGCGTTGACAGAACAATCAAATGTTTCTTGGCCTGCGCGCTTGAGAAAGCAGGTGTT CTTAAGGATGAAAAGCTGCAAAAGGACGTGATCGATACGATCTCAAAGCACATGGAGGAATCCGGCGAGATGCCAGGAGCAGTCAGGATCGCTAATAAATGCTACGAGGAAG CCATCGGCGAGACCGAAAGATGCAACATTGCTGGAGTTTTGATGAAATGTGTTCATCATGAGAAGCAGTCTGGATTGGCGGATTAA
- the LOC124412802 gene encoding general odorant-binding protein 72-like isoform X1, whose translation MKAFVLLLTLALASHFVDVESRMTVTQIKNALKGVRKACIGKSGVSTDLIDGTHQGVFAEDRELMCYLLCCMGMMKTMKNGKYSIAAAEAQADALLPLELVDRAKLVSNECSAEMTSDDDCEAAWQFAKCGFAKDKEVYFFP comes from the exons ATGAAAGCTTTTGTTCTTCTACTGACGCTAGCCCTCGCGTCTCACTTCGTCGACGTCGAAAGT CGGATGACCGTGACACAGATTAAAAATGCTTTGAAAGGGGTGAGGAAAGCGTGCATCGGTAAATCAGGAGTTAGCACAG atctcATCGACGGAACTCATCAGGGCGTCTTTGCCGAGGATAGAGAATTGATGTGCTATTTGTTGTGTTGTATGGGCATGATGAAGACG atgaaaaatggtaaataTAGCATCGCCGCCGCTGAAGCCCAAGCGGACGCCCTCCTCCCGCTGGAACTGGTCGACCGAGCAAAACTCGTGAGCAACGAATGCTCGGCGGAAA TGACGAGTGATGACGACTGCGAGGCGGCATGGCAATTCGCTAAATGTGGTTTCGCAAAGGACAAAGAG GTATACTTTTTCCCGTGA
- the LOC124412802 gene encoding general odorant-binding protein 72-like isoform X2 yields MTVTQIKNALKGVRKACIGKSGVSTDLIDGTHQGVFAEDRELMCYLLCCMGMMKTMKNGKYSIAAAEAQADALLPLELVDRAKLVSNECSAEMTSDDDCEAAWQFAKCGFAKDKEVYFFP; encoded by the exons ATGACCGTGACACAGATTAAAAATGCTTTGAAAGGGGTGAGGAAAGCGTGCATCGGTAAATCAGGAGTTAGCACAG atctcATCGACGGAACTCATCAGGGCGTCTTTGCCGAGGATAGAGAATTGATGTGCTATTTGTTGTGTTGTATGGGCATGATGAAGACG atgaaaaatggtaaataTAGCATCGCCGCCGCTGAAGCCCAAGCGGACGCCCTCCTCCCGCTGGAACTGGTCGACCGAGCAAAACTCGTGAGCAACGAATGCTCGGCGGAAA TGACGAGTGATGACGACTGCGAGGCGGCATGGCAATTCGCTAAATGTGGTTTCGCAAAGGACAAAGAG GTATACTTTTTCCCGTGA